A window from Citrus sinensis cultivar Valencia sweet orange chromosome 5, DVS_A1.0, whole genome shotgun sequence encodes these proteins:
- the LOC102624854 gene encoding LL-diaminopimelate aminotransferase, chloroplastic-like: MSSRSVPPALLLQPKQTWLSSKSNNGSKLGHCTEVSRNVNMESLQSGYLFPEISMRESEHIRKHPDARLIRLGIGDTTQPIPDIITSAMAEHAFALSTVKGYKGYGAEQGNMALRTAIADKFYKDMGIEGDEIFISDGAQSDISRLQMLLGSNVTVAVQDPSFPAYIDTSVIVGQAGKFLKETGKYRNIVYMNCRPENNFFPDLSTTSRTDIIFFCSPNNPTGHAATWQQLKKLVEFAKANGSIIVYDSAYAAYITDPSPRSIYEIPGAREVAIEISSFSKFAGFTGVRLGWTVVPEELRYSNGYPVIKDFNRIVCTCFNGASNIVQAGGLACLSPDGFQALRTVIDYYKENAKIIVDAFQSLGLKVYGGKNAPYVWVQFPGSSSWDVFAEILEKTHILTIPGSGFGPGGNEHIRVSAFGHRECISEACRRLKNFL; the protein is encoded by the exons atgtcATCACGCAGTGTACCACCTGCACTTCTGTTACAACCCAAACAAACTTGGCTCAG TTCAAAGTCCAACAATGGAAGCAAACTTG GTCATTGCACAGAAGTATCGCGGAATGTCAATATGGAGAGCCTGCAAAGTGGATATTTGTTTCCTGAG ATATCAATGCGTGAATCTGAACATATCCGAAAACATCCAGATGCAAGGTTGATACGGCTTGGGATTGGAGACACAACACAGCCTATACCAGATATCATAACATCAGCTATGGCTGAg CATGCATTTGCTCTATCAACGGTTAAAGGTTATAAAGGTTACGGAGCTGAGCAAGGCAACATG GCATTAAGAACAGCAATTGCAGATAAGTTTTACAAAGATATGGGCATTGAAGGAGACGAAATATTTATATCTGATGGTGCACAGAGTGACATTTCTCGTCTACAG ATGCTTCTTGGATCCAATGTAACAGTGGCTGTGCAGGACCCATCTTTTCCG GCATATATTGATACTAGCGTTATTGTTGGTCAAGCTGGCAAGTTCCTAAAGGAAACTGGGAAGTACAGGAATATTGTGTACATGAACTGCAGGCCTGAGAATAACTTTTTTCCGGACTTATCAACTACTTCGAGAACagatataattttcttttgttctccGAACAATCCAACTGGTCATGCTGCAACATGGCAGCAATTGAAGAAACTGGTGGAGTTTGCTAAGGCGAATGGATCAATCATAGTATATGATTCTGCTTATGCTGCTTATATAACAGACCCAAGCCCACGATCAATCTATGAAATTCCTGGAGCCAGAGAG GTTGCAATTGAAATTTCATCCTTTTCCAAGTTTGCGGGGTTCACGGGGGTCCGCCTTGGCTGGACAGTGGTCCCTGAAGAGCTTCGTTACTCCAATGGATACCCCGTTATAAAGGATTTCAACCGCATTGTGTGCACCTGCTTCAATGGGGCATCAAATATTGTTCAGGCTGGAGGCCTAGCGTGCCTTTCACCAGATGGCTTCCAG GCCTTGAGGACCGTGATTGACTACTACAAGGAAAATGCCAAGATAATTGTCGATGCATTTCAATCACTTGGATTGAAAGTTTATGGAGGGAAGAATGCCCCTTACGTGTGGGTACAATTTCCAGGGTCGAGTTCTTGGGATGTTTTTGCTGAAATTCTTGAGAAGACGCACATACTAACTATTCCGGGTAGCGGATTTGGTCCTGGTGGGAATGAACATATCAGAGTCAGTGCATTCGGACACAGAGAATGCATATCAGAAGCTTGTAGACggcttaaaaattttttgtag
- the LOC102625137 gene encoding tRNA (carboxymethyluridine(34)-5-O)-methyltransferase isoform X1 yields the protein MLQAAVFDVLRATRCFHKFWEPFSVPITCGNCVFHPGISGTMREVKVKGASDFCTLGADGESSIHSVSTGEDQRCSSSSIKSTPELEKKYVHRVYDAIAPHFSSTRFAKWPKVATFLNSLPSGSLVLDAGCGNGKYLGLNPDCFFIGCDISPSLIKICADRGHEVLVADAVNLPYRSDFGDAAISIAVLHHLSTESRRKKAIEELVRVVKKGSLVLITVWAVEQEDKSLVTKWTPLTQKYVEEWIGPGSPRVRSPSARTLESIPETEDNGSEEQGKDPKQSVPDKLWESISLTSQSEDDSVISQDVKIITNQQEYFVPWHLPYHRAEVSGASACALANGLAKKDDKKGAVVYNRYYHVFCDGELERLASDIDNAVVVDRFFDKSNWCIVLQRTS from the exons ATGCTTCAAGCTGCTGTTTTTGATGTTCTAAGGGCAACTAGATGCTTTCATAAATTTTGGGAGCCATTCTCTGTACCCATTACCTGTGGTAATTGTGTTTTTCATCCAGGAATTTCTGGAACTATGAGAGAAGTTAAAGTAAAAGGTGCTTCTGATTTTTGTACCCTTGGAGCTGATGGAGAATCTAGCATTCATTCTGTATCTACAGGGGAGGACCAGCGATGCTCATCCTCAAGCATAAAATCTACTCCTGAATTAGAAAAGAAGTATGTCCATCGTGTTTATGATGCCATAGCTCCCCATTTCAGTTCCACTCGTTTCGCTAAGTGGCCAAAAGTTGCCACTTTTTTGAATTCTTTGCCTTCAGGGTCTCTTGTCTTGGATGCAGGTTGTGGAAATGGGAAGTATTTGGGTTTAAATCCGGATTGCTTCTTCATCGGTTGTGATATTAGTCCttccttaattaaaatttgtgcGGACAGGGGGCATGAAGTTTTGGTTGCAGATGCTGTAAATCTCCCCTACAGATCTGATTTTGGCGATGCAGCCATCTCTATAGCCGTATTACATCATCTGAGCACTGAAAGCAGGAGAAAGAAAGCAATTGAAGAATTAGTTAGGGTTGTCAAAAAGGGTAGCTTAGTTCTAATAACAGTCTGGGCAGTGGAACAAGAGGATAAATCATTAGTTACCAAATGGACTCCTCTTACTCAAAAGTATGTGGAAGAGTGGATAGGACCTGGGAGTCCTCGAGTTCGTAGCCCTTCAGCTCGAACGTTAGAAAGCATCCCAGAAACCGAGGATAATGGTTCTGAAGAGCAAGGAAAAGACCCAAAGCAGAGTGTACCTGATAAGTTGTGGGAATCTATAAGTTTAACCTCTCAAAGTGAAGATGATTCAGTGATTTCTCAAGATGTGAAAATTATCACGAATCAACAGGAATATTTTGTCCCTTGGCACTTACCTTACCACCGTGCTGAAGTCAGTGGTGCATCTGCTTGTGCTCTTGCAAATGGCCTAGCAAAGAAAGATGACAAAAAGGGTGCTGTAGTGTACAACCGATATTACCATGTCTTCTGTGACGGTGAGCTTGAAAG ATTGGCATCTGATATCGACAATGCAGTAGTAGTTGATCGATTTTTTGACAAATCAAATTGGTGCATTGTTCTTCAGAGAACTTCGTGA
- the LOC102625137 gene encoding tRNA (carboxymethyluridine(34)-5-O)-methyltransferase isoform X2: MREVKVKGASDFCTLGADGESSIHSVSTGEDQRCSSSSIKSTPELEKKYVHRVYDAIAPHFSSTRFAKWPKVATFLNSLPSGSLVLDAGCGNGKYLGLNPDCFFIGCDISPSLIKICADRGHEVLVADAVNLPYRSDFGDAAISIAVLHHLSTESRRKKAIEELVRVVKKGSLVLITVWAVEQEDKSLVTKWTPLTQKYVEEWIGPGSPRVRSPSARTLESIPETEDNGSEEQGKDPKQSVPDKLWESISLTSQSEDDSVISQDVKIITNQQEYFVPWHLPYHRAEVSGASACALANGLAKKDDKKGAVVYNRYYHVFCDGELERLASDIDNAVVVDRFFDKSNWCIVLQRTS, translated from the exons ATGAGAGAAGTTAAAGTAAAAGGTGCTTCTGATTTTTGTACCCTTGGAGCTGATGGAGAATCTAGCATTCATTCTGTATCTACAGGGGAGGACCAGCGATGCTCATCCTCAAGCATAAAATCTACTCCTGAATTAGAAAAGAAGTATGTCCATCGTGTTTATGATGCCATAGCTCCCCATTTCAGTTCCACTCGTTTCGCTAAGTGGCCAAAAGTTGCCACTTTTTTGAATTCTTTGCCTTCAGGGTCTCTTGTCTTGGATGCAGGTTGTGGAAATGGGAAGTATTTGGGTTTAAATCCGGATTGCTTCTTCATCGGTTGTGATATTAGTCCttccttaattaaaatttgtgcGGACAGGGGGCATGAAGTTTTGGTTGCAGATGCTGTAAATCTCCCCTACAGATCTGATTTTGGCGATGCAGCCATCTCTATAGCCGTATTACATCATCTGAGCACTGAAAGCAGGAGAAAGAAAGCAATTGAAGAATTAGTTAGGGTTGTCAAAAAGGGTAGCTTAGTTCTAATAACAGTCTGGGCAGTGGAACAAGAGGATAAATCATTAGTTACCAAATGGACTCCTCTTACTCAAAAGTATGTGGAAGAGTGGATAGGACCTGGGAGTCCTCGAGTTCGTAGCCCTTCAGCTCGAACGTTAGAAAGCATCCCAGAAACCGAGGATAATGGTTCTGAAGAGCAAGGAAAAGACCCAAAGCAGAGTGTACCTGATAAGTTGTGGGAATCTATAAGTTTAACCTCTCAAAGTGAAGATGATTCAGTGATTTCTCAAGATGTGAAAATTATCACGAATCAACAGGAATATTTTGTCCCTTGGCACTTACCTTACCACCGTGCTGAAGTCAGTGGTGCATCTGCTTGTGCTCTTGCAAATGGCCTAGCAAAGAAAGATGACAAAAAGGGTGCTGTAGTGTACAACCGATATTACCATGTCTTCTGTGACGGTGAGCTTGAAAG ATTGGCATCTGATATCGACAATGCAGTAGTAGTTGATCGATTTTTTGACAAATCAAATTGGTGCATTGTTCTTCAGAGAACTTCGTGA
- the LOC102625594 gene encoding probable glycerol-3-phosphate acyltransferase 3, translating to MAGKQFLVRKALSFFSKFQLKRQANPSSFQFRHKGSHATHSEFHKLASLLQKPQELSNKTLVFHLESALLRSSSLFPYFMLVAFEAGGLLRAFILFLLYPLVCLVGEEQGINVMVFVSFAGIKRKKFMVGSSVLPKYFLEDVGDEGFDAVMKAKRKIAVSDMPRIMIECFLKDYLRVDAVEGRELKTVCGYFVGLMEGKNANGVILNELRVGSHVIGIGSFNKSTDDQLFSYCKEIYWVSKAEKWNWKSLPREKYPKPLIFHDGRLAFRPTLVATLIMFMWLPLGVLVFLIRFICGVFLPLNISAIVSASTGLSTTVSRAKRLSWIASNKNDKKESGVLYVCNHRTLLDPIFVAIALMKPLAAVTYSVSRFSEVTSPIKVVRLTRDHERDRKVMEQQLSQGDLVVCPEGTTCREPYLLRFSPLFAEMTGDIVPVAVDLQVSMFYGTTASGCKCLDSIFNLLNPFVIYSVKILEKLPSSQTCIAGGKSRTEVANHVQNQIAKALGFECTTLTRKDKYMILAGNDGII from the exons ATGGCTGGCAAGCAGTTTCTAGTACGTAAagctctttctttcttttccaaatttcaacTTAAAAGACAAGCAAACCCATCTTCTTTTCAATTTAGGCACAAAGGTAGCCATGCAACACACTCAGAGTTCCACAAACTCGCCTCCCTTCTACAAAAGCCACAAGAGCTTTCAAACAAAACGTTGGTTTTTCACTTAGAGAGTGCATTGTTAAGATCATCCTCACTGTTTCCATACTTCATGCTAGTGGCCTTCGAAGCGGGCGGGCTGTTGAGGgctttcattttgtttctcttGTACCCTTTGGTTTGTCTTGTTGGAGAAGAGCAAGGCATCAACGTTATGGTCTTTGTAAGCTTTGCGGGGATCAAAAGGAAGAAGTTCATGGTTGGAAGTTCTGTTTTGCCCAAGTACTTTCTAGAAGATGTTGGAGATGAAGGCTTCGATGCTGTGATGAaagctaaaagaaaaatagcaGTGAGTGACATGCCAAGAATCATGATTGaatgttttttaaaagattatttacGAGTTGATGCAGTTGAAGGAAGGGAGTTGAAGACAGTTTGTGGATATTTTGTTGGTTTAATGGAAGGGAAAAACGCAAATGGGGTTATTTTAAATGAGCTTAGAGTGGGTTCTCATGTTATTGGCATAGGATCTTTCAATAAGTCCACTGACGACCAACTCTTTTCGTACTGCAAG GAGATTTACTGGGTGAGTAAAGCAGAGAAATGGAATTGGAAAAGCCTTCCAAGGGAGAAATACCCAAAGCCATTGATCTTTCATGATGGAAGATTGGCTTTCAGGCCAACTTTAGTCGCCACACTAATCATGTTCATGTGGTTACCACTTGGAGTTTTGGTCTTCTTGATCAGATTTATCTGTGGCGTGTTCTTACCTCTCAATATTTCTGCAATTGTAAGCGCCTCAACTGGGTTAAGTACCACTGTATCGAGAGCAAAGCGCTTGAGTTGGATTGCTTCAAACAAGAATGACAAGAAAGAGAGCGGCGTGCTTTACGTTTGCAACCACAGAACTCTGCTTGATCCGATCTTTGTTGCAATTGCGTTAATGAAACCTCTGGCGGCAGTCACCTACAGTGTGAGTAGATTTAGCGAGGTGACCTCTCCGATCAAGGTTGTCCGGCTTACGAGAGACCATGAGAGAGACAGGAAAGTGATGGAGCAACAACTGAGCCAGGGTGACCTTGTGGTTTGCCCTGAAGGAACCACTTGTAGGGAACCGTATCTGCTGAGGTTCAGTCCTCTATTTGCCGAGATGACTGGCGATATAGTTCCTGTGGCTGTAGATCTGCAGGTTAGCATGTTCTACGGAACCACAGCTAGCGGATGCAAATGTTTAGACTCCATATTTAACTTGCTGAACCCATTTGTAATCTACTCTGTGAAGATTCTTGAGAAGCTACCTAGTTCGCAGACATGCATTGCTGGTGGGAAATCAAGGACGGAAGTTGCCAATCACGTGCAGAACCAGATTGCCAAAGCTCTCGGCTTTGAGTGCACAACTCTTACAAGAAAAGACAAATACATGATCTTGGCAGGCAACGATGGAATAATATAG